The nucleotide sequence GCTCCTCATTTCCGACTCCCGACTCCTGTACGGGCGGGTTTATCCACAGAATTATTGGTTCTCGTACAGGACACCTCAAAAAACCCGCCCCTACGACTCCCGATAGAATGGAGGTGTTGAGAATAATTTTTAGTATTCTGTCTTATGACTGTTACCCAATCGACCGATCTAGCCTCTACTCAACCAGCTAGTGTTATGGGTGGGGAAGTGCGCGAATTTCCCTGGTCTTGGCAAGGACAATCCCTCAAGTTGGTCTACGAAACTCTGGGACAAGGAACGCCCGTTCTACTCTTACCTGCCTTTAGCACCGTTTCTACTAGAGGAGAAATGGCGCAACTGGCAAAGTTATTATCTCCGCATTTTCAAGCTGTAGCGATCGATTGGTTGGGTTTTGGTGCTTCGTCTCGCCTTCCCCTCGATTATCGTCCTGAGTTATATCAGCAATTGTTGAAAGATTTTGTTAATAGCACGTTTGAAACTCCGATTATCGTTATCGCTGCTGGTCATGCTGCTGGTTACGCCATGCAACTTGCAGCGACTCAACCGCAAGCTTTCTCTAAAATTGTCTTAGTTGCACCTACTTGGCGAGGTCCCTTAACAACAATGGGTGTGAACAAACAAGTCGCTGGGACGGTTAGACAAGCCGTGCGATCGCCCGTTCTCGGTCAGGCTTTGTATAAGGTGAATACCACACCTGGCTTTTTGCGCTACATGTACGGCAGTCACGTCTATGCAGACAAGACAAAGCTGACAGACGATTTCATTCAACAAAAATGGGAAATTACCCAGCAACCAGGGGCGCGATTTGCTCCAGCTGCTTTCGTGACTGGGAATTTAGATCCGGTGCAACAACGAGAAGATTTTCTCAATTGGTTTCAAGGATCTATACCCGTGTTAGTCGTTATTGGGGAACAGTCTCCACCCAAGTCGCGGGCAGAAATGGAAGCTTTGGCAACTTTACCAGGAGTCCAGACAAAGACACTACCAGGTTCGCTGGGTTTGTATGAAGAGTATGCCGCCGAACTAGCAGAGATCGTTTTGCCTTTTCTACTCTAGCGATCCATCGGCAGAGTGACTGTAAATGTAGTACCAACTCCCACTTCACTCTCAACCGCGATCGCGCCTTGGTGCAATTCTACCGCTTGCTTGACGACTGCTAGTCCCAATCCAGTACCAGGAATACCACCAACATTACTAGCGCGATGAAAGGATTCAAACAGCCTTTGCCGATCTTGAGTAGGAATCCCGATACCTTTGTCTTTCACCCGAAAAACTGCCTTGTTTGCTTCACAGATCAGTTCGAGGCTAACGGTTCCGCCTTGAGGTGAGTATTTGATCGCATTCGAGAGTAAATTGGTCAAAATTTGCTGCAACAGCTTTTTATCCGCCTTAGCGGTAAAACACTCGCCTTGAGACACAAATGCGATCGCGTGTTCTTCTTTGGCTGTCAGCTGCATTTCTGCTACCAACTGACGGCAAAATGTTTCTAACTCCAGCTCAATTGGATTAAACTCTAATTTGCCAACTTCGGCGCAACCGAGCGTAAGTACATCATCTAACAGTTCGATCAACCGATCGACTGCGGCTTGCTGACGTTGGAGCAATTCTTGTTTTTTCGGCTCGGATAGTTTATTACTGCTGCGAACCAGCAATTGAGCTGTACCAGAAATCAAATTCAGTGGGTTGCGAAACTCATGCGAAACCATTGAAACAAACCGAGATTTCAATTCGTTCAATTCGCGTTCTTTTTCTAACGCATTACGTATTTCTGCTTCTGCTTGCTTGTGTTGGGTAATGTCGAGGACAAAAGCAACACAATTTAAACGGGGAGAGCGTTCTACCACAGTAACTCCAATTAGTACCGGAACCCGACTGCCATCAGCTCGAATATACTCTTTCTCAAAAGCATTACAAACACCCGTATTTCTTAACTGCTCGATCGAATCGCGATCGCGATCGCGATACTCTGGTGGAGTCATATCATCCCAACGGATCTTTCCCTGCTCTAAGTCTTCGCGGGTATAACCGACCATTGCTAAAAAAGCATCATTGGCATCTGTAATGTTCCCCTCTAGATCGGCAGCGATCGCCCCAATTAAATTAGAGTTAATTAAACGCTGAAACTGGATTTCACTTTGGTGCTGGGCGGCGATCGCTCGTTCTTCTCCCGCCTCGGCTTGCTGACGAGCAACTATTTGTTGCTGAAGTTGCTGATTTGCAGTTTGGAGTTGCAGTGAAAGTTGCCGCGATCGCAGTAAAATTTCTACCCGTGCCTGTAACTCTATTTTTTCAATCGGTTTAGAAATTAAGTCGTCGATACTTTGCCATAAATGCCGAGTCGCGTATCCTACATCCTGACGCGCAGTTACCAGCAAAAAGGGTAAAAAAACTGGTTTTTCGGCAGTTCTTTTCGCTTGTACCCATTCCCAAAAACGATCTAAGGCTCTAGCATCAAGGATACATAGGTCAAAGCGTTGCGAATCTAAATCTGCTGGCTCAGTTACCTGTGCTGCCACTTTCGGTAGAATGACCGAATAACG is from Scytonema millei VB511283 and encodes:
- a CDS encoding alpha/beta fold hydrolase — translated: MTVTQSTDLASTQPASVMGGEVREFPWSWQGQSLKLVYETLGQGTPVLLLPAFSTVSTRGEMAQLAKLLSPHFQAVAIDWLGFGASSRLPLDYRPELYQQLLKDFVNSTFETPIIVIAAGHAAGYAMQLAATQPQAFSKIVLVAPTWRGPLTTMGVNKQVAGTVRQAVRSPVLGQALYKVNTTPGFLRYMYGSHVYADKTKLTDDFIQQKWEITQQPGARFAPAAFVTGNLDPVQQREDFLNWFQGSIPVLVVIGEQSPPKSRAEMEALATLPGVQTKTLPGSLGLYEEYAAELAEIVLPFLL
- a CDS encoding sensor histidine kinase, yielding MGLILLLLEHQENCRLLSEWLAPRYSVILPKVAAQVTEPADLDSQRFDLCILDARALDRFWEWVQAKRTAEKPVFLPFLLVTARQDVGYATRHLWQSIDDLISKPIEKIELQARVEILLRSRQLSLQLQTANQQLQQQIVARQQAEAGEERAIAAQHQSEIQFQRLINSNLIGAIAADLEGNITDANDAFLAMVGYTREDLEQGKIRWDDMTPPEYRDRDRDSIEQLRNTGVCNAFEKEYIRADGSRVPVLIGVTVVERSPRLNCVAFVLDITQHKQAEAEIRNALEKERELNELKSRFVSMVSHEFRNPLNLISGTAQLLVRSSNKLSEPKKQELLQRQQAAVDRLIELLDDVLTLGCAEVGKLEFNPIELELETFCRQLVAEMQLTAKEEHAIAFVSQGECFTAKADKKLLQQILTNLLSNAIKYSPQGGTVSLELICEANKAVFRVKDKGIGIPTQDRQRLFESFHRASNVGGIPGTGLGLAVVKQAVELHQGAIAVESEVGVGTTFTVTLPMDR